A DNA window from Allokutzneria albata contains the following coding sequences:
- the thrB gene encoding homoserine kinase, with amino-acid sequence MNSAVRVTVPASTANLGSGFDALGMALAMHDVLEVEVADDGLLIEVAGEGVGQVPADSSHLVVRAVRAAFDACGFDAPGLRLRCHNKIPHARGLGSSAAAVVAGVAAGYALAGHKLDDSDLRDEALNLAAEFEGHADNAAASFYGGAVIAWHDGAKHRAVRVEPHPDLAPIAFVPEVTSSTGTTRGLLPERVPHRDAAFAAGRAALAVHAIGTRPDLLLDASADRLHQEYRRPAWPESMRLVDALREAGIAAAISGAGPTVLALPTGAGALPEDLPLTGFTAHRLPVDLDGVRAEPLGAGGPGTG; translated from the coding sequence GTGAACTCTGCCGTCCGGGTGACGGTTCCCGCTTCGACGGCCAACCTGGGCTCCGGCTTCGACGCGCTGGGCATGGCGCTGGCCATGCACGACGTGCTGGAGGTCGAGGTCGCCGACGACGGCCTGCTGATCGAGGTCGCCGGGGAGGGCGTCGGCCAGGTCCCGGCCGACTCCTCGCACCTCGTCGTGCGGGCCGTCCGCGCCGCGTTCGACGCCTGCGGGTTCGACGCGCCCGGCCTACGGCTTCGATGTCATAACAAGATTCCGCACGCGCGGGGGCTCGGATCCTCCGCGGCGGCCGTCGTCGCGGGGGTCGCGGCGGGCTACGCGCTCGCCGGGCACAAGCTCGACGACAGTGACCTCAGGGACGAAGCCCTGAACCTCGCGGCGGAGTTCGAAGGACACGCCGACAACGCGGCCGCGAGCTTCTACGGCGGTGCGGTGATCGCCTGGCACGACGGCGCCAAGCACCGGGCCGTGCGCGTCGAGCCGCACCCGGACCTGGCCCCGATCGCGTTCGTGCCGGAGGTCACATCGTCGACCGGGACGACGCGGGGACTGCTGCCGGAGCGGGTCCCGCACCGCGACGCCGCCTTCGCCGCCGGGCGCGCCGCGCTGGCCGTCCACGCCATCGGCACCCGTCCTGACCTGCTGTTGGACGCGTCGGCCGACCGGCTGCACCAGGAGTACCGCAGACCGGCGTGGCCGGAGTCGATGCGGCTGGTGGATGCCTTGCGGGAAGCGGGAATCGCGGCCGCGATCTCCGGTGCGGGACCCACCGTGCTCGCGCTGCCCACCGGGGCGGGCGCGCTGCCGGAAGACCTGCCGCTGACCGGGTTCACCGCGCACCGGCTGCCGGTGGACCTCGACGGCGTGCGCGCCGAACCCCTCGGCGCGGGCGGTCCCGGGACCGGATGA
- the thrC gene encoding threonine synthase: MTATHSPISPVSAGWPGIINAYRDRVAVPDGARVVTLHEGGTPLLEAPHLSELTGCRVLLKVEGHNPTGSFKDRGMTVAMTHALAEGSKAVICASTGNTSASAAAYATRAGLTSAVLVPRGKIALGKLAQAVAHGARILQVDGNFDDCLELARKTAAEYPISLVNSLNPVRIEGQKTAAFEICDVLGRAPDVHCLPVGNAGNITAYWKGYSEYAADGVVESAPRMFGFQAAGAAPLVHGTPISNPETIATAIRIGSPASWNGAMTAKTDSGGLIDAVTDEQILDAYRVLSAREGVFVEPASAASVAGLLLTSGDGRMPKGALVVCTVTGHGLKDPDTALRDMPEVEALPVEPGVIAAALDLR, encoded by the coding sequence GTGACCGCAACGCACAGTCCGATCAGCCCGGTCAGCGCGGGCTGGCCGGGGATCATCAACGCCTACCGCGACCGGGTGGCCGTCCCGGACGGCGCGCGGGTCGTGACGCTGCACGAGGGCGGGACCCCGCTGCTGGAGGCCCCGCACCTGTCGGAGCTGACCGGCTGCCGGGTGCTGCTGAAGGTGGAGGGGCACAACCCCACCGGCTCCTTCAAGGACCGCGGCATGACGGTCGCGATGACGCACGCGCTCGCCGAGGGCAGCAAGGCCGTCATCTGCGCCTCCACCGGCAACACCTCCGCCTCCGCCGCGGCCTACGCCACCAGGGCCGGGCTGACCAGCGCGGTGCTGGTGCCGCGCGGCAAGATCGCGCTCGGCAAGCTGGCCCAGGCGGTGGCGCACGGCGCGCGCATCCTCCAGGTGGACGGCAACTTCGACGACTGCCTGGAGCTGGCGCGCAAGACCGCGGCGGAGTACCCGATCTCGCTGGTCAACTCGCTCAACCCGGTGCGCATCGAGGGCCAGAAGACCGCGGCGTTCGAGATCTGCGACGTCCTCGGCAGGGCGCCCGACGTGCACTGCCTGCCGGTCGGCAACGCGGGCAACATCACCGCGTACTGGAAGGGCTATTCGGAGTACGCGGCGGACGGCGTCGTCGAGTCCGCGCCGCGGATGTTCGGCTTCCAGGCCGCGGGCGCGGCGCCGCTGGTGCACGGCACGCCGATCTCGAACCCGGAGACCATCGCCACGGCGATCCGGATCGGCAGCCCCGCGTCGTGGAACGGCGCCATGACGGCGAAAACCGACTCCGGCGGCCTGATCGACGCGGTCACCGACGAGCAGATCCTCGACGCCTACCGGGTGCTGTCGGCGCGCGAGGGCGTGTTCGTCGAGCCGGCGTCCGCCGCGAGCGTCGCCGGACTGTTGCTCACATCGGGCGACGGGCGAATGCCCAAGGGAGCCCTTGTGGTCTGCACGGTGACCGGTCACGGCCTCAAGGACCCGGACACGGCACTGCGCGACATGCCCGAGGTGGAGGCGCTTCCGGTGGAGCCGGGCGTCATCGCCGCCGCGCTCGACCTGAGGTGA
- a CDS encoding homoserine dehydrogenase, which yields MSKPTAAEPIKVALLGCGTVGTEVVRLLHEQADDLAARVGAPVELTGIAVRRPNKHRDVPAELLTTDAAALVARADVDVVVEVIGGIEPVRTLLVDALSAGKSVVTANKALLAENGGELFTAADDSGADLYFEAAVAGAIPLLRPLRESLAGDRITRVMGIVNGTTNYILSAMEATGSGYAEALEEASRLGYAEADPTADVDGFDAAAKAAILASIAFHTRVTAADVHREGISAVTAADIAAARSLGRTVKLLAICERVTDAGGDEAVSVRVHPAMIPKSHPLAGVGGAFNAVFVEADAAGQLMFYGQGAGGAPTASAVLGDLVAVARNRVASGRGPRESAYAELPVRPMGQTETAYHISLDVADQPGVLTQVAAVFAEHGVSIAAVRQEGRDHEPSASLVVVTHAAPDAALRSTVDKVAGLPVVREVVSVMRVEGEEQ from the coding sequence GTGTCGAAACCGACCGCGGCAGAGCCGATCAAGGTCGCGCTGCTCGGCTGCGGCACGGTCGGCACCGAGGTGGTGCGGCTGCTGCACGAACAGGCCGACGACCTGGCCGCCCGCGTCGGAGCCCCGGTCGAGCTGACCGGCATCGCGGTCCGCAGGCCGAACAAGCACCGCGACGTCCCGGCCGAGCTGCTGACGACCGACGCCGCCGCGCTCGTCGCGCGCGCGGACGTGGACGTGGTGGTCGAGGTCATCGGCGGGATCGAGCCGGTGCGCACGCTGCTGGTCGACGCGCTCTCGGCGGGCAAGTCGGTGGTGACCGCGAACAAGGCGCTGCTGGCGGAGAACGGCGGCGAGCTGTTCACCGCCGCCGACGACTCCGGGGCCGACCTCTACTTCGAGGCCGCGGTCGCCGGTGCCATCCCGCTGCTGCGCCCGCTGCGCGAGTCCCTCGCCGGGGACCGGATCACCCGGGTGATGGGCATCGTCAACGGCACCACGAACTACATCCTCTCCGCGATGGAGGCGACCGGCTCCGGCTACGCCGAGGCGCTGGAGGAGGCGAGCAGGCTCGGGTACGCCGAGGCCGACCCGACCGCCGACGTCGACGGCTTCGACGCCGCGGCCAAGGCGGCGATCCTGGCCTCGATCGCCTTCCACACCAGGGTCACCGCCGCGGACGTGCACCGCGAGGGCATCTCCGCGGTGACCGCGGCCGACATCGCCGCGGCCCGCTCGCTCGGCCGCACGGTCAAGCTGCTGGCGATCTGCGAGCGCGTCACCGACGCGGGCGGCGACGAGGCCGTCTCGGTTCGCGTGCACCCGGCGATGATCCCGAAGTCGCACCCGCTGGCCGGGGTCGGCGGTGCGTTCAACGCCGTCTTCGTCGAGGCCGACGCGGCCGGTCAGCTCATGTTCTACGGCCAGGGAGCGGGGGGCGCGCCGACCGCGAGCGCGGTGCTCGGCGACCTGGTCGCGGTGGCCCGCAACCGGGTGGCCAGCGGCCGTGGACCCCGTGAGTCGGCCTACGCCGAACTACCGGTCCGGCCGATGGGCCAGACGGAGACGGCCTACCACATCAGCCTGGACGTCGCCGACCAACCGGGCGTGCTGACGCAGGTGGCCGCGGTCTTCGCCGAGCACGGCGTGAGCATCGCGGCGGTGCGGCAGGAGGGCCGTGACCACGAGCCCTCGGCGAGCCTGGTGGTGGTCACCCACGCCGCCCCCGACGCCGCCCTTCGGTCCACAGTGGACAAAGTCGCCGGGCTGCCCGTGGTGCGCGAGGTGGTCAGCGTGATGCGTGTCGAGGGCGAGGAACAGTGA
- the lysA gene encoding diaminopimelate decarboxylase, with product MRAHPAGPRHADVIVPANTAGPRPVSTAEQDELHPNVWPRNARRTEQGAVELAGVDARDLAEQYGTPLFVMDEDDFRARCREHAEAFGDPALVHYASKAFLSVEIARWVAQEGLGIDVCSGGELAIALRADFPRERIALHGNNKSVAELTAAVQERIGVVVVDSFLEIARLDQIARERGVVQPVMIRVTVGVEAHTHEFIATAHEDQKFGFSLASGDAADAAARVLKAEGLSLVGLHSHIGSQIYDADGFEIAAHRVIGLLARLRAEHGAEALADLSTVDLGGGLGIAYLPTDNPPPPAKLAEQLLSIVERECGLAGIPVPKVAVEPGRAIVGPGTVTLYEVGTIKDLELGGGTRRRYVSVDGGMSDNIRTALYDAEYDCRLVSRSAEAEPVLSRVVGKHCESGDVLVRDCWLPGDIAPGDLLAVAATGAYCYAMANGYNRLVRPAVVAVRNGQARVLLRRETEEDLFRLEA from the coding sequence GTGAGAGCGCACCCCGCCGGTCCCCGGCACGCCGATGTCATCGTCCCGGCGAACACCGCCGGGCCCCGTCCCGTCTCCACCGCCGAGCAGGACGAGCTGCACCCCAACGTCTGGCCGCGCAACGCCCGCCGCACCGAGCAGGGCGCGGTGGAGCTGGCCGGGGTGGACGCCCGCGACCTCGCCGAGCAGTACGGCACGCCGTTGTTCGTGATGGACGAGGACGACTTCCGCGCCCGCTGCCGCGAGCACGCCGAGGCCTTCGGCGACCCCGCGCTGGTGCACTACGCCTCCAAGGCGTTCCTGTCCGTGGAGATCGCCCGCTGGGTGGCCCAGGAGGGCCTCGGCATCGACGTGTGCAGCGGCGGCGAGCTGGCCATCGCGCTGCGCGCGGACTTCCCGCGCGAGCGGATCGCCTTGCACGGCAACAACAAGTCCGTCGCCGAGCTGACCGCGGCGGTGCAGGAGCGGATCGGCGTCGTCGTGGTCGACTCGTTCCTGGAGATCGCCAGGCTGGACCAGATCGCCCGCGAGCGCGGCGTCGTCCAGCCGGTGATGATCCGCGTCACGGTCGGTGTCGAGGCGCACACCCACGAGTTCATCGCCACCGCGCACGAGGACCAGAAGTTCGGCTTCTCGCTCGCCTCCGGTGACGCCGCCGACGCCGCCGCGCGAGTGCTCAAGGCCGAGGGCCTGTCGCTGGTCGGCCTGCACAGCCACATCGGCTCGCAGATCTACGACGCGGACGGCTTCGAGATCGCCGCGCACCGGGTGATCGGCCTGCTCGCGCGGCTGCGCGCGGAGCACGGCGCGGAGGCGCTGGCCGATCTGTCCACTGTGGACCTCGGCGGCGGGCTCGGTATCGCTTACCTGCCAACGGACAACCCGCCCCCGCCGGCCAAGCTCGCCGAGCAGCTGCTGTCCATCGTGGAGCGCGAGTGCGGCCTGGCCGGCATCCCCGTTCCGAAGGTGGCCGTCGAGCCCGGCAGGGCGATCGTCGGCCCCGGCACGGTCACCCTCTACGAGGTCGGGACGATCAAGGACCTGGAGCTGGGCGGTGGCACGCGGCGGCGCTACGTCAGCGTCGACGGCGGGATGAGCGACAACATCCGCACGGCGCTCTACGACGCCGAGTACGACTGCCGCCTGGTGTCCCGTTCCGCCGAGGCCGAGCCGGTGCTGTCCCGAGTAGTGGGCAAGCATTGTGAGTCCGGGGACGTTCTGGTGCGAGACTGCTGGTTGCCGGGTGACATCGCGCCCGGCGACCTGCTCGCGGTGGCCGCGACCGGCGCCTACTGCTACGCCATGGCCAACGGGTACAACCGGCTGGTCAGGCCCGCTGTCGTGGCCGTGCGCAACGGCCAGGCCCGGGTGCTGCTGCGGCGGGAGACCGAGGAAGACCTCTTCCGCCTGGAGGCGTGA
- the argS gene encoding arginine--tRNA ligase produces the protein MTPAALAELVRSTAVDVLTARGLDPSVLPAQVTVERPRNPEHGDYATNLVMQIAKKLGVNPRELAVELAAALGGTDAIDSAEVAGPGFVNLRLAADATAGLVRAVLTAGEEYGRGTALTGRRINLEFVSANPTGPIHLGGTRWAAVGDALGRVLSAQGAEVTREYYFNDAGAQIDRFVKSLVAAAKGEPAPEDGYGGEYIGEIASQVVAAEPGALEQPEAERDETFRRVGVNLMFEQIKKSLHEFGTDFDVYFHENSLHQSGAVERAVEKLKAQGSLYEKDGAWWLRSSDYGDDKDRVVIKSDGAPAYIAGDIAYFQDKRARGFDLCIYMLGADHHGYIARLKAAAAAAGDDPSTVEVLIGQLVSLVRDGKPVRMSKRAGTVVTMDDVVDAIGVDATRYAMIRASADSTLDIDLDTWSKRTSDNPVFYVQYAHARLASLGRTAADLGIELGDVADADLSLLTHEREGDLIRTLGEFPRVLASAAELREPHRVARYLEGLAAAYHKFYDSCRILPRGDEEISPVAVPRLHLCAAARQVLANGLALLGVSAPERM, from the coding sequence GTGACCCCCGCTGCCCTCGCCGAACTGGTCCGTTCCACCGCCGTCGACGTCCTGACCGCCCGTGGTCTCGACCCCTCGGTCCTGCCGGCCCAGGTGACCGTCGAGCGACCGCGCAACCCCGAGCACGGCGACTACGCCACCAACCTCGTGATGCAGATCGCCAAGAAGCTCGGGGTCAACCCGCGCGAACTGGCCGTCGAGCTGGCGGCCGCGCTCGGCGGGACCGACGCGATCGACTCCGCCGAGGTCGCCGGGCCCGGCTTCGTCAACCTGCGGCTGGCCGCCGACGCCACCGCCGGACTGGTGCGCGCCGTGCTGACGGCGGGCGAGGAGTACGGCAGGGGCACGGCGCTGACCGGGCGCAGGATCAACCTGGAGTTCGTCTCCGCCAACCCGACCGGCCCGATCCACCTCGGCGGCACCCGCTGGGCCGCGGTGGGCGACGCCCTCGGCCGGGTGCTCAGCGCCCAGGGCGCCGAGGTCACCCGCGAGTACTACTTCAACGACGCGGGCGCGCAGATCGACCGCTTCGTGAAGTCGCTGGTCGCCGCCGCCAAGGGCGAGCCCGCCCCGGAGGACGGCTACGGCGGCGAGTACATCGGCGAGATCGCGAGCCAGGTCGTCGCGGCCGAGCCGGGCGCGCTGGAGCAGCCCGAGGCCGAGCGGGACGAGACCTTCCGCCGGGTCGGCGTGAACCTGATGTTCGAGCAGATCAAGAAGAGCCTGCACGAGTTCGGCACCGACTTCGACGTCTACTTCCACGAGAACTCCCTGCACCAGTCCGGCGCGGTGGAGCGGGCCGTCGAGAAGCTCAAGGCGCAGGGCAGCCTGTACGAGAAGGACGGCGCCTGGTGGCTGCGGTCCTCCGACTACGGCGACGACAAGGACCGCGTCGTCATCAAGAGCGACGGCGCCCCGGCCTACATCGCCGGTGACATCGCCTACTTCCAGGACAAGCGCGCCCGCGGCTTCGACCTGTGCATCTACATGCTCGGCGCCGACCACCACGGCTACATCGCCCGGCTCAAGGCCGCCGCGGCCGCGGCCGGGGACGACCCGTCGACGGTCGAGGTGCTGATCGGCCAGCTCGTCAGCCTGGTCCGCGATGGCAAGCCGGTGCGGATGAGCAAGCGCGCGGGCACCGTCGTGACGATGGACGACGTGGTCGACGCGATCGGCGTCGACGCGACCCGCTACGCCATGATCCGCGCCTCCGCGGACTCCACCCTGGACATCGACCTGGACACGTGGAGCAAGCGGACCAGCGACAACCCGGTCTTCTACGTCCAGTACGCGCACGCCCGGCTGGCCTCGCTCGGCCGGACCGCCGCGGACCTGGGCATCGAGCTGGGCGACGTGGCCGACGCTGACCTGTCGCTGCTCACCCACGAGCGCGAGGGCGACCTGATCCGCACGCTCGGCGAGTTCCCCAGGGTGCTGGCCTCCGCCGCCGAGCTGCGCGAGCCGCACCGCGTCGCCCGCTACCTGGAGGGGCTGGCCGCGGCCTACCACAAGTTCTACGACTCCTGCCGGATCCTGCCGCGCGGTGACGAGGAGATCAGCCCGGTCGCCGTGCCGCGGCTGCACCTGTGCGCCGCCGCCCGTCAGGTGCTGGCCAACGGACTTGCCCTGCTGGGCGTGAGCGCACCGGAGCGAATGTGA
- a CDS encoding DUF3105 domain-containing protein, whose protein sequence is MASGKNSKQARREASAARAAAAIKKPTPWGLIAAILVVVVFAGGVFGFVYFQHAEKQSKLDALAPFTPSQSNQDPSKQIEGVVFKDYKPQSHVSPADRVAYDQSPAFGGPHDGYWAACMGNVYERPVRTENMVHSLEHGAVWIAYHPEKVTGAALETLKKKVVNQQFIMMSPYPTLDRPISLQSWGRQLKLDSADDPRIDQFVHALRRNQFTYPELNASCDALGPGAFDPDNPPPFDATPPGPDAKPMNYEPPAPPPSGQPQPSGQPQPGSGG, encoded by the coding sequence ATGGCCAGCGGCAAGAACAGCAAGCAGGCGCGGCGGGAAGCCAGCGCGGCTCGCGCGGCGGCGGCGATCAAGAAACCGACACCGTGGGGCCTGATCGCGGCGATCCTCGTGGTCGTGGTGTTCGCGGGCGGTGTGTTCGGCTTCGTCTACTTCCAGCACGCGGAGAAGCAGTCCAAGCTCGACGCGCTCGCCCCGTTCACTCCGTCGCAGTCCAACCAGGACCCGTCGAAGCAGATCGAGGGCGTGGTCTTCAAGGACTACAAACCGCAGAGCCACGTCTCCCCCGCCGACCGCGTCGCCTACGACCAGTCCCCGGCCTTCGGCGGCCCGCACGACGGCTACTGGGCGGCCTGCATGGGCAACGTCTACGAGCGGCCGGTGCGCACCGAGAACATGGTCCACTCGCTGGAGCACGGCGCGGTGTGGATCGCCTACCACCCGGAGAAGGTCACCGGGGCGGCGCTGGAGACGCTGAAGAAGAAGGTCGTCAACCAGCAGTTCATCATGATGTCGCCGTACCCGACGCTGGACCGGCCGATCTCGCTGCAGTCCTGGGGGCGCCAGCTGAAGCTGGACAGCGCCGACGACCCGCGCATCGACCAGTTCGTCCACGCGCTGCGCCGCAACCAGTTCACCTACCCCGAGCTGAACGCCTCCTGCGACGCGCTCGGCCCCGGCGCGTTCGACCCGGACAACCCGCCGCCGTTCGACGCCACCCCGCCCGGCCCCGACGCCAAGCCGATGAACTACGAGCCGCCCGCCCCGCCGCCGAGCGGCCAGCCCCAGCCGAGCGGCCAGCCGCAGCCCGGTTCCGGTGGCTGA
- a CDS encoding DUF305 domain-containing protein, producing the protein MADAVVPDPADEIGADRAHSETSTGMRVLVVSVAVLAVLLLGAAGGLLIGLPGGHGVPASNSVDVGFAQDMSVHHRQAVQMAGWARDHSTDQAIRQIAFDIETSQLGQVGRMEGWLGLWDKPELPASGKYMKWMTGAEAAAHGHGATNPNDPGVDTMPGMYTQQEWQRLRSLSGRALDVMFLQLMLRHHQGGAQMMEYAAKYATNPQVKNLAQSMLLSQGKETETLRNLLTARGGQPLPMN; encoded by the coding sequence GTGGCTGACGCGGTCGTGCCCGATCCCGCCGACGAGATCGGGGCGGACCGGGCTCACTCGGAGACCTCCACAGGCATGCGCGTGCTCGTCGTGTCCGTCGCGGTGCTGGCGGTCCTGCTGCTCGGCGCGGCGGGCGGGCTGCTGATCGGCCTGCCGGGCGGTCACGGCGTGCCCGCGAGCAACTCGGTCGACGTGGGCTTCGCCCAGGACATGAGCGTGCACCACCGGCAGGCGGTGCAGATGGCGGGCTGGGCGCGCGACCACAGCACCGACCAGGCCATCCGGCAGATCGCCTTCGACATCGAGACCAGCCAGCTCGGCCAGGTCGGCCGGATGGAGGGCTGGCTCGGGCTGTGGGACAAGCCTGAGCTGCCCGCCTCCGGCAAGTACATGAAGTGGATGACCGGGGCGGAGGCGGCGGCGCACGGGCACGGCGCGACCAACCCGAACGACCCGGGCGTGGACACCATGCCGGGCATGTACACCCAGCAGGAGTGGCAGCGCCTGCGCTCGCTGTCCGGGCGCGCGCTGGATGTGATGTTCCTCCAGCTGATGCTGCGCCACCACCAGGGCGGCGCGCAGATGATGGAGTACGCGGCGAAGTACGCGACCAACCCCCAGGTGAAGAACCTGGCGCAGAGCATGTTGCTGTCGCAGGGGAAGGAGACCGAGACCCTGCGCAACCTGCTCACCGCGCGGGGCGGTCAGCCGCTCCCGATGAACTGA
- the rho gene encoding transcription termination factor Rho: MNTITGFLDVQGKSASLQIECGDRVPVPASLVRRHALRRGDTVSGPADDRGALSEVDTINGVPPENSRDRATFGDLTPIHPNERLRLETEPHRLTTRVVDLVMPVGKGQRALIVAPPKAGKTTVLRDIAHGISKNHPECHLMAVLVGERPEEVTEIRRSMPGEVVASTFDHPPAEHIASAELAIERAKRLVETGRDVVVLLDSLTRLARAYNLAAPGSGRILSGGVDVSALHPPKRFLGAARNIEGGGSLTIFATALVETGSAGDGVTYEEFKGTGNAELKLDRRVASRRVFPAVDVQQSSTRRDDLLLTPEELAITGSRLRRALNTREHNAIDHLLDGLRKTPTNAEFLMQLAAHQPR, translated from the coding sequence ATGAACACCATCACCGGTTTCCTTGACGTACAAGGAAAATCAGCCTCACTGCAGATCGAGTGCGGGGACCGCGTCCCGGTACCCGCGAGCCTCGTGCGCAGGCACGCCCTCCGCCGCGGCGACACCGTCAGCGGTCCCGCCGACGACCGCGGCGCACTGTCCGAAGTGGACACCATCAACGGCGTTCCGCCGGAGAACTCCCGCGACAGAGCCACATTCGGCGATCTGACCCCGATCCACCCGAACGAGCGGCTGCGCCTGGAGACCGAGCCGCACCGGCTCACCACCCGTGTCGTCGACCTCGTCATGCCCGTCGGCAAGGGCCAGCGCGCCCTGATCGTCGCACCGCCGAAGGCGGGGAAGACCACTGTGCTGCGGGACATCGCGCACGGCATCAGCAAGAACCACCCGGAGTGCCACCTGATGGCCGTGCTCGTCGGCGAGCGCCCCGAGGAGGTCACCGAGATCCGGCGCTCGATGCCCGGCGAGGTCGTCGCCTCCACCTTCGACCACCCGCCCGCCGAGCACATCGCCTCGGCGGAACTGGCGATCGAGCGGGCGAAGCGCCTCGTGGAGACCGGCCGCGACGTCGTGGTGCTCCTGGACTCGCTGACCCGGCTCGCTCGCGCGTACAACCTCGCCGCCCCCGGTTCCGGGCGCATCCTCAGCGGCGGCGTCGACGTCAGCGCGCTGCACCCGCCCAAGCGGTTCCTCGGCGCCGCGCGCAACATCGAGGGCGGCGGCTCTCTGACGATCTTCGCGACCGCGCTCGTCGAGACGGGTTCGGCCGGCGACGGCGTGACCTACGAGGAGTTCAAGGGCACCGGCAACGCCGAGCTGAAGCTCGACCGCAGGGTGGCCTCGCGCCGCGTCTTCCCCGCCGTGGACGTCCAGCAGTCCAGCACCCGCCGCGACGACCTGCTGCTCACGCCGGAGGAACTGGCGATCACCGGCAGCCGCCTCCGCCGAGCGCTGAACACCCGCGAGCACAACGCGATCGACCACCTGCTGGACGGTCTCCGCAAGACGCCGACCAACGCCGAGTTCCTCATGCAGCTCGCCGCCCACCAGCCCCGCTGA
- a CDS encoding cupin domain-containing protein yields MTEWKPLRVVEGLSMLGGEGRYRVRASSAHGVLLEITYPAGVASPVHSHDHDSHVYLMRGHVTGTLAGEPVELRAGEVVVHPRGVPHSVVAVTDSTWLEFKSPPTVPLA; encoded by the coding sequence ATGACGGAGTGGAAGCCGCTGCGGGTCGTTGAGGGCCTGTCCATGCTCGGCGGTGAAGGCCGGTACCGGGTGCGCGCGAGCAGTGCGCACGGAGTGCTGCTGGAGATCACCTATCCCGCGGGTGTGGCGAGTCCCGTGCACAGTCATGACCACGACAGCCACGTGTACCTGATGCGCGGCCACGTCACCGGCACGCTCGCCGGAGAACCGGTGGAGCTGCGCGCGGGAGAGGTCGTCGTGCACCCGCGCGGCGTGCCGCATTCTGTCGTTGCGGTGACGGACAGCACGTGGCTGGAGTTCAAGTCCCCGCCCACCGTTCCGCTGGCGTGA
- the bcp gene encoding thioredoxin-dependent thiol peroxidase, producing the protein MSEQKRLAPGDTAPGFTLPDADEKPVSLADFKGKHVVVYFYPAASTPGCTKQACDFRDSLAELNDADFAVLGISPDKPAKLAKFRDAEGLTFPLLSDVDKTVLTEWGAFGEKQMYGKTVTGVIRSTFVVDPDGLITKAMYNVRATGHVAKLRREIGV; encoded by the coding sequence ATGAGCGAGCAGAAGCGCCTTGCCCCCGGTGACACCGCGCCGGGATTCACCCTCCCCGACGCCGACGAGAAGCCGGTGTCGCTTGCCGACTTCAAGGGCAAGCACGTGGTCGTCTACTTCTACCCGGCCGCGAGCACGCCGGGCTGCACCAAGCAGGCGTGCGACTTCCGGGACAGCCTCGCCGAGCTCAACGACGCCGACTTCGCGGTGCTCGGGATCTCCCCGGACAAGCCCGCGAAGCTGGCCAAGTTCCGCGACGCGGAGGGACTGACCTTCCCGCTGCTGTCCGATGTGGACAAGACCGTGCTCACCGAGTGGGGAGCCTTCGGCGAGAAGCAAATGTACGGGAAGACCGTCACCGGGGTGATCCGCTCGACCTTCGTCGTCGACCCGGACGGCCTGATCACCAAGGCCATGTACAACGTGCGCGCTACCGGCCACGTCGCGAAGCTGCGGCGCGAGATCGGCGTCTGA
- the rdgB gene encoding RdgB/HAM1 family non-canonical purine NTP pyrophosphatase, with protein sequence MTRVLLASRNAKKLGELRRILEAEGVRGVEIIGLDDVPEFPEAPETGATFEENALAKARDAVAATGLPAVADDSGIAIDALNGMPGVLSARWAGGHGDDAANTALVLAQLSDTPDERRGGGFVCAAALALPGGEELVVRGEWRGTITREPSGTNGFGYDPIFLPEGSDRTSAEMDPAEKDAASHRGRALRALLPHLRALAEQ encoded by the coding sequence ATGACCCGGGTCCTGCTCGCGTCGCGGAACGCGAAGAAGCTCGGCGAGCTGCGCCGCATCCTGGAGGCGGAGGGGGTGCGCGGCGTGGAGATCATCGGGCTCGACGACGTGCCGGAGTTCCCCGAGGCCCCGGAGACCGGCGCGACCTTCGAGGAGAACGCGCTGGCCAAGGCGCGGGACGCGGTCGCGGCGACCGGCCTGCCCGCCGTCGCCGACGACTCCGGCATCGCCATCGACGCCCTCAACGGCATGCCCGGAGTGCTCTCCGCGCGCTGGGCGGGCGGGCACGGCGACGACGCCGCGAACACGGCGCTGGTGCTCGCCCAGCTCTCCGACACCCCGGACGAGCGGCGCGGCGGCGGCTTCGTGTGCGCGGCGGCCCTGGCGCTGCCCGGCGGCGAGGAACTGGTCGTGCGGGGCGAGTGGCGCGGCACGATCACCAGGGAACCCAGCGGTACCAACGGTTTCGGCTATGACCCGATCTTCCTTCCCGAGGGGTCCGACCGCACGTCCGCGGAGATGGACCCGGCCGAGAAGGACGCCGCGTCGCACCGGGGCCGGGCGCTGCGCGCTCTGCTGCCGCACCTGCGTGCGCTAGCGGAGCAGTAG